One window of the Nicotiana tabacum cultivar K326 chromosome 4, ASM71507v2, whole genome shotgun sequence genome contains the following:
- the LOC107772526 gene encoding bifunctional protein FolD 2-like isoform X1, producing the protein MLIVMYMGCIELLHRSGISIKGKNAVVVGRSNIVGLPVSPLLLKEDATVTIVHSRTKEPEKIVREADIIIAAAGQAMMIKGSWIKPGAAVIDVGINAVDDPTRKSQKRRSFAEANSLLR; encoded by the exons GGATGCATTGAGCTTTTACATCGAAGTGGGATTAGCATAAAGGGGAAGAATGCAGTTGTGGTTGGTCGAAGTAACATTGTTGGATTACCAGTGTCTCCGCTGCTTCTGAAGGAAGATGCTACTGTTACTATAGTGCACTCACGCACCAAGGAACCAGAAAAAATCGTTCGTGAAGCAGACATTATTATTGCTGCCGCAGGACAGGCTATGATG ATCAAAGGCAGCTGGATCAAACCTGGCGCTGCAGTAATTGACGTAGGGATAAATGCTGTAGATGATCCTACTAggaaatcgcagaagcggagaagtttcgcagaagcgaactcgcttctgcgatga